Part of the Cercospora beticola chromosome 5, complete sequence genome is shown below.
ATGACATGATTGCTTGCCCAAACATGTGTCCAGGCGTACAAGATTTCGTGACCCGATGTCCTTGGGGTCGGTACTGCCGTGACTCTATCGTGGCCAGGGTCGTGGTAGCACTAAACGATGCCATTTGATAAGTCTTCAAGCGCCCACGGTTGGTTCTCGGCCCTCCTTGAGCGGCAAGAAGATCTGTTGCCACAGCTCACTCGACTCCCCAATCGTGTAGCTCAGATCCAGCAGATGCATCCCAGCTTCCTCGCCTCCCGCCATATTCTCCAACTGCGAAATGACTCCATCCAGCCCCAAGGCCTTCCCCACAGCCTGCGTTCCCGTAGCATCCAAATTCACATGCACAACGTGCACATGAAAATGATAATACGTCGGCTGATAATGCACATAAAACTTGAGCATATCCCTCTCCACCCCAGGATACAACCCTTCCACCGCCTCGGCAATCGTGCTCCTCAATTTCTTCAACCACTCcacatccttcttcttcaaatcCCTCACAGACCAAATATCTCTCCTCTCGACGAGAGCTAAGAGATGCAAACTTCCCAAAGTCCTGCGATCCCAATTCAGATCCGGCAATAACAGAAAATCATCATCGCCCTTCGCAGCATCCAATTCCGAACTCCGATACAAGacatcctcctgctccttcCTTCCCTCAATAATGTTAAACACCCAATTCAATCTCCCCTCTTCCCGACAAATCTCCATGTACTTCCTTACCCACTTTTCATAAATCTCCTTCGTCTCCAGAACAACCCGCGTTTGCTGGAAAGCATATTTTCGAAAATGCTTTTCCGTCGCAGGCCAGATCAAGTTAATCTTCAAATCCGGCGGCGTCGGCTCATCTGCGCTGTTTTCCGGGAGGGAATGGGCGAGGTACCAGCGATAAATATCATTTTCGCCAAGGAGTTGGACGTGGCTGAGGAGTCGGGAGAAAGAGGAATAGAAGGCTGTGATGGACTTGTTTGTTTCGTCTTGGTCTGAGGTGGCGGTGCTTGGAGTGGGGAAGGCGCCTCTTTctgcgaggaggagggctGGTTCGCCGGAAATTGTGCCTTGAAGGATGATGCGGCGGCCTTGTTGGTCGGTGTTGAGGACCTTTTGGAATTTGAAGCGGGTGAgtaaggtggaggaggacgaggtcTCGGCCATTTTCTCGTTCCCAGTTCTTCGTGGGCTTCCGTTATTTGTTCTTGATGGTGTGTGGTCAATGGCGAAGGTGCAATGTGAAGTTGAACAGATTCCGAAGTGGGGCCACCTTGCCGATGAAACCGCCATGCACGCGCATCATTATCGAAGTGAGCAAAGCAGCAACGTAAAGGGAATGCGCTGAAATGTGATAGTGAAGCAAGACTTCAATATATGCAAATCCTTTTCAATCATCTACTGGGTATCCAATCGCTTTTCTAGCCTACTCTATCACTGTTTGCCAACCCGCATTCCTCTATGTAGATTCGCAGCTCAACAGACCATCTATTTCTTGTTCTTCAATGCATCAATGAACTCCTTTGGAGGTTGCTGTCTGTAGCCCTGAGGGTTGTTCTCGGTCCATCTCCAAAGATCTGCGCAAGCATCTTCGAGAGTGAACTTGGTCTTCCACTGTAGTTCAGTGTTTGCGCGAGTTGGGTTGGCAGTCAGATCAAGCACATCACCTGCACGGCGAGGAGCGACCTCGTATGGGAGGTCGCGACCGACTGCCTTGCTGAATGCTTTGATCATGTCGTAGACGGTGCTGCCACGTCCGGTTCCCAAGTTCCATGCTCGGACACCAGGGCTGTTCTGGCGAAGGTAGTTGAGTGCGATAACGTGGCCCTCGGCAAGATCGACAACGTGGAGGTAGTCTCTGATTGCTGTGCCATCCTTGGAAGCATAATCTGGTACGTATTAGCATGGTTGCAATCTCTCATCCAAGCATTGGTGGCTCACCATCTCCAAACACGAGCAGCTTCTCCCGCTTGCCAACAGCGACTTGAGCCAGAAGTGGCAGCAGGTTGTATGGTACACCCTGAGGGTCCTCGCCCATAATCCCACTAGGATGACTTCCTGCTGGGTTGAAGTATCTCAACAATGCAGCGTTGTGTGCCTCGACGCTCTTGCCCTCCTTCTTTGCCCTTGTCCTCTCTGCGTTGATGTAGTCTGTGATCATCGTCTCGACAGTGAATTTGGTGTTTCCGTATGGGTTGGTGGGACCCAATGGGCACTCTTCTGGGATCGGAATCATGTTCGGAAATCTGGTCGCATCG
Proteins encoded:
- a CDS encoding uncharacterized protein (antiSMASH:Cluster_2), which gives rise to MAETSSSSTLLTRFKFQKVLNTDQQGRRIILQGTISGEPALLLAERGAFPTPSTATSDQDETNKSITAFYSSFSRLLSHVQLLGENDIYRWYLAHSLPENSADEPTPPDLKINLIWPATEKHFRKYAFQQTRVVLETKEIYEKWVRKYMEICREEGRLNWVFNIIEGRKEQEDVLYRSSELDAAKGDDDFLLLPDLNWDRRTLGSLHLLALVERRDIWSVRDLKKKDVEWLKKLRSTIAEAVEGLYPGVERDMLKFYVHYQPTYYHFHVHVVHVNLDATGTQAVGKALGLDGVISQLENMAGGEEAGMHLLDLSYTIGESSELWQQIFLPLKEGREPTVGA
- a CDS encoding uncharacterized protein (SMCOG1010:NAD-dependent epimerase/dehydratase~antiSMASH:Cluster_2); this translates as MVVGSVLVTGGTGYIGSFTALALLEADYKVVIVDNLYNSSDEVLNRIELISGKRPEYEKIDITDEKSLDAVFDKHPDIDNVIHFAALKAVGESSEIPLDYYNVNVYGTLCLLRSMQKHNVTNIVFSSSATVYGDATRFPNMIPIPEECPLGPTNPYGNTKFTVETMITDYINAERTRAKKEGKSVEAHNAALLRYFNPAGSHPSGIMGEDPQGVPYNLLPLLAQVAVGKREKLLVFGDDYASKDGTAIRDYLHVVDLAEGHVIALNYLRQNSPGVRAWNLGTGRGSTVYDMIKAFSKAVGRDLPYEVAPRRAGDVLDLTANPTRANTELQWKTKFTLEDACADLWRWTENNPQGYRQQPPKEFIDALKNKK